One window of Phycodurus eques isolate BA_2022a chromosome 8, UOR_Pequ_1.1, whole genome shotgun sequence genomic DNA carries:
- the dnm3a gene encoding dynamin 3a isoform X4: protein MISMINRLQDALGSAGLSYNLLLPQIAVVGGQSSGKSSVLENFVGRDFLPRGTGIVTRRPLVLQLHHSDTEYGEFLHCRGKRLSDFDEICQEIEAETYRLTGTNKGISPVPISLRIFSPNVLNLTLVDLPGITKVPVGDQPPDIEYLVRDMIMQYICKENCLILAVTPANMDLANSDALKLAKDVDPQGQRTIGVITMLDLMDKGTDAREILENRLLPLRRGYIGLVNRSQKDIDGKKDIKTALQAEKKFFLSHPAYRHMCERMGTPYLQRSLNQQLTNHIRDSLPTLHNHLQYLLVSISKEVDTYKLYNPDDPICRTKTLIKLVQQLAGDFERLIEGSADEVNTANLSGGARINQIFHERFPYQLHKMKCDERKLRMEIAYAIRNIHGVRTGLFTPDMAFQAIVKKQISKLKNPCFGFVDMVCKELVSTIYECFSKLGSFPKLREETERLVTTEIREQESTCRDQISLLIDMQLAYINTKHEDFIGFAHAHPLCHRSDNKIVAGSGVQQGVAPPSSLIVIRKGWLTINNVSIIAKDYWFILTAESLSWFKDNEETEKRYMLPLDNLKVRDVERGFMSSKFTFALFNSESRNVYKDHKFLELVCNSQEELDIWKSSLLRAGVYPEEVTVDAQGNGPSENFTDPQLERQVETIRNLVDSYMGIIHKTVKDLMPKAIMHLMINSVKEFISSELLAQLYALGDCSALMDESPEQRQHREQVLGKHAALQAALDIIGVISTSGNAPSDVSHSGMRQFSATLPKKSATCDKSRTRGRAPPVPVHANQRLPGPACVPRRPAPAAPNPK, encoded by the exons ATGATCTCGATGATCAATCGCCTCCAGGATGCCCTGGGCAGCGCGGGCCTGAGCTACAACCTCCTCCTGCCGCAGATCGCGGTGGTGGGCGGTCAGAGTTCTGGGAAGAGCTCCGTGCTGGAGAACTTTGTGGGCAG AGACTTCCTTCCCCGAGGTACTGGGATAGTCACTCGCAGACCTTTAGTCCTGCAGCTGCATCACTCCGACACCG AGTATGGGGAATTTTTGCACTGCAGGGGGAAGAGGTTATCCGACTTTGACGAGATCTGTCAAGAAATTGAGGCAGAAACCTACAGGCTCACTGGAACCAACAAAGGCATCTCTCCCGTTCCCATCAGCCTCCGCATTTTCTCTCCTAATG TGCTCAACCTGACCCTGGTGGACCTGCCCGGCATCACCAAGGTGCCCGTGGGCGACCAGCCGCCAGACATAGAGTACCTGGTGCGAGACATGATCATGCAGTACATCTGCAAGGAGAACTGCCTCATTCTGGCCGTGACGCCTGCCAACATGGACCTGGCCAACTCGGACGCACTCAAACTGGCCAAAGATGTCGACCCACAGG GCCAGCGCACAATAGGTGTGATCACAATGCTGGACCTGATGGATAAAGGAACAGATGCTCGGGAAATACTAGAGAATAGATTGCTTCCACTGAGAAGAG gTTATATCGGGCTAGTGAACCGCAGTCAAAAGGACATAGACGGAAAAAAGGATATTAAGACAGCCTTGCAAGCGGAAAAGAAGTTTTTCCTGTCTCACCCAGCTTACAGGCACATGTGCGAGCGAATGGGCACGCCGTACTTGCAGAGATCCCTCAACCAG caaTTGACGAACCACATCCGGGACAGTCTGCCTACGCTCCACAATCACCTGCAGTATCTGCTCGTGTCCATCAGTAAAGAAGTTGACACGTACAAACTATACAATCCTGATGACCCCATTTGCAGGACCAAGACCCTCATCAA GCTAGTTCAGCAACTGGCTGGCGACTTTGAGAGGCTGATCGAGGGCTCAGCAGACGAAGTAAACACAGCAAACCTTTCTGGCGGCGCAAGGATCAACCAGATCTTCCACGAGCGCTTTCCCTACCAACTGCACAAA ATGAAGTGTGACGAAAGGAAGCTGCGGATGGAGATCGCCTATGCCATCAGGAACATTCATGGTGTCAG AACGGGTTTGTTTACCCCAGACATGGCTTTTCAGGCCATTGTAAAGAAGCAGATCTCCAAACTTAAAAATCCATGTTTCGGATTTGTCGACATGGTCTGCAAAGAACTGGTCTCCACCATATACGAGTGCTTCAGTAAG CTCGGTTCTTTTCCTAAGCTACGGGAAGAAACTGAGAGACTTGTCACCACTGAAATCCGTGAACAAGAGAGCACATGCCGGGATCAG ATCTCTCTGCTCATCGACATGCAGCTCGCCTATATTAATACCAAACATGAAGACTTTATTGGCTTCGCTCA TGCTCACCCCCTGTGCCACCGCAGCGATAACAAGATCGTTGCCGGCAGTGGAGTGCAACAG GGTGTGGCCCCTCCCTCGAGTCTAATA GTCATACGTAAAGGATGGCTCACCATCAACAACGTCAGCATCATCGCCAAGGACTACTGGTTCATACTCACCGCCGAGAGCCTGTCCTGGTTCAAAGACAACGAG GAGACAGAGAAGAGGTACATGCTCCCTCTGGACAACCTCAAGGTCCGAGATGTAGAAAGGGGCTTCATGTCCAGCAAATTCACCTTCGCCCTCTTCAATTCTGAGTCaag GAACGTGTACAAGGACCATAAGTTTCTGGAGCTGGTCTGCAACTCTCAGGAGGAGCTGGACATCTGGAAGTCTTCTCTGCTCCGGGCCGGCGTCTACCCAGAGGAGGTCACG GTGGACGCGCAGGGCAACGGGCCGTCTGAGAACTTTACCGACCCCCAGCTGGAGCGCCAGGTGGAGACCATCCGCAACCTGGTGGACTCCTACATGGGCATCATCCACAAGACAGTCAAGGACTTGATGCCGAAGGCCATCATGCACCTGATGATCAACAGC GTGAAAGAGTTCATTAGCTCGGAGCTGCTGGCCCAGCTCTACGCTCTGGGAGACTGTTCGGCGCTGATGGATGAGTCACCCGAGCAGCGGCAGCATCGTGAGCAAGTGCTCGGCAAGCACGCCGCCCTGCAGGCCGCGCTCGACATCATCGGTGTAATCTCCACCTCCGGCAACGCCCCCTCGGATGTCTCTCACTCCGGCATGCGGCAATTCAG CGCCACGCTCCCTAAAAAGTCGGCGACCTGCGACAAGTCTCGAACCCGCGGCCGCGCCCCGCCCGTGCCCGTCCACGCCAACCAGCGGCTCCCTGGCCCAGCTTGCGTGCCCAG GAGACCTGCTCCGGCAGCCCCAAACCCCAAATAG
- the dnm3a gene encoding dynamin 3a isoform X1, with product MISMINRLQDALGSAGLSYNLLLPQIAVVGGQSSGKSSVLENFVGRDFLPRGTGIVTRRPLVLQLHHSDTESKGVNRIFTHGGSTSSASHQIALCQLKCSTCSDVGTCSRLFGKQNNTLLFDNQQVWYLIKYGEFLHCRGKRLSDFDEICQEIEAETYRLTGTNKGISPVPISLRIFSPNVLNLTLVDLPGITKVPVGDQPPDIEYLVRDMIMQYICKENCLILAVTPANMDLANSDALKLAKDVDPQGQRTIGVITMLDLMDKGTDAREILENRLLPLRRGYIGLVNRSQKDIDGKKDIKTALQAEKKFFLSHPAYRHMCERMGTPYLQRSLNQQLTNHIRDSLPTLHNHLQYLLVSISKEVDTYKLYNPDDPICRTKTLIKLVQQLAGDFERLIEGSADEVNTANLSGGARINQIFHERFPYQLHKMKCDERKLRMEIAYAIRNIHGVRTGLFTPDMAFQAIVKKQISKLKNPCFGFVDMVCKELVSTIYECFSKLGSFPKLREETERLVTTEIREQESTCRDQISLLIDMQLAYINTKHEDFIGFAHAHPLCHRSDNKIVAGSGVQQGVAPPSSLIVIRKGWLTINNVSIIAKDYWFILTAESLSWFKDNEETEKRYMLPLDNLKVRDVERGFMSSKFTFALFNSESRNVYKDHKFLELVCNSQEELDIWKSSLLRAGVYPEEVTVDAQGNGPSENFTDPQLERQVETIRNLVDSYMGIIHKTVKDLMPKAIMHLMINSVKEFISSELLAQLYALGDCSALMDESPEQRQHREQVLGKHAALQAALDIIGVISTSGNAPSDVSHSGMRQFSATLPKKSATCDKSRTRGRAPPVPVHANQRLPGPACVPRRPAPAAPNPK from the exons ATGATCTCGATGATCAATCGCCTCCAGGATGCCCTGGGCAGCGCGGGCCTGAGCTACAACCTCCTCCTGCCGCAGATCGCGGTGGTGGGCGGTCAGAGTTCTGGGAAGAGCTCCGTGCTGGAGAACTTTGTGGGCAG AGACTTCCTTCCCCGAGGTACTGGGATAGTCACTCGCAGACCTTTAGTCCTGCAGCTGCATCACTCCGACACCG AAAGTAAAGGCGTGAAtcgtattttcactcatggaggcagcacttcatcagcAAGCCACCAAATTGCACTTTGTCAACTCAAGTGCAGTACATGCAGCGACGTTGGTACATGCAGCAGACTCTTTGGCAAACAGAATAACACCCTCCTCTTTGACAACCAGCAAGTATGGTATCTCATAAAA TATGGGGAATTTTTGCACTGCAGGGGGAAGAGGTTATCCGACTTTGACGAGATCTGTCAAGAAATTGAGGCAGAAACCTACAGGCTCACTGGAACCAACAAAGGCATCTCTCCCGTTCCCATCAGCCTCCGCATTTTCTCTCCTAATG TGCTCAACCTGACCCTGGTGGACCTGCCCGGCATCACCAAGGTGCCCGTGGGCGACCAGCCGCCAGACATAGAGTACCTGGTGCGAGACATGATCATGCAGTACATCTGCAAGGAGAACTGCCTCATTCTGGCCGTGACGCCTGCCAACATGGACCTGGCCAACTCGGACGCACTCAAACTGGCCAAAGATGTCGACCCACAGG GCCAGCGCACAATAGGTGTGATCACAATGCTGGACCTGATGGATAAAGGAACAGATGCTCGGGAAATACTAGAGAATAGATTGCTTCCACTGAGAAGAG gTTATATCGGGCTAGTGAACCGCAGTCAAAAGGACATAGACGGAAAAAAGGATATTAAGACAGCCTTGCAAGCGGAAAAGAAGTTTTTCCTGTCTCACCCAGCTTACAGGCACATGTGCGAGCGAATGGGCACGCCGTACTTGCAGAGATCCCTCAACCAG caaTTGACGAACCACATCCGGGACAGTCTGCCTACGCTCCACAATCACCTGCAGTATCTGCTCGTGTCCATCAGTAAAGAAGTTGACACGTACAAACTATACAATCCTGATGACCCCATTTGCAGGACCAAGACCCTCATCAA GCTAGTTCAGCAACTGGCTGGCGACTTTGAGAGGCTGATCGAGGGCTCAGCAGACGAAGTAAACACAGCAAACCTTTCTGGCGGCGCAAGGATCAACCAGATCTTCCACGAGCGCTTTCCCTACCAACTGCACAAA ATGAAGTGTGACGAAAGGAAGCTGCGGATGGAGATCGCCTATGCCATCAGGAACATTCATGGTGTCAG AACGGGTTTGTTTACCCCAGACATGGCTTTTCAGGCCATTGTAAAGAAGCAGATCTCCAAACTTAAAAATCCATGTTTCGGATTTGTCGACATGGTCTGCAAAGAACTGGTCTCCACCATATACGAGTGCTTCAGTAAG CTCGGTTCTTTTCCTAAGCTACGGGAAGAAACTGAGAGACTTGTCACCACTGAAATCCGTGAACAAGAGAGCACATGCCGGGATCAG ATCTCTCTGCTCATCGACATGCAGCTCGCCTATATTAATACCAAACATGAAGACTTTATTGGCTTCGCTCA TGCTCACCCCCTGTGCCACCGCAGCGATAACAAGATCGTTGCCGGCAGTGGAGTGCAACAG GGTGTGGCCCCTCCCTCGAGTCTAATA GTCATACGTAAAGGATGGCTCACCATCAACAACGTCAGCATCATCGCCAAGGACTACTGGTTCATACTCACCGCCGAGAGCCTGTCCTGGTTCAAAGACAACGAG GAGACAGAGAAGAGGTACATGCTCCCTCTGGACAACCTCAAGGTCCGAGATGTAGAAAGGGGCTTCATGTCCAGCAAATTCACCTTCGCCCTCTTCAATTCTGAGTCaag GAACGTGTACAAGGACCATAAGTTTCTGGAGCTGGTCTGCAACTCTCAGGAGGAGCTGGACATCTGGAAGTCTTCTCTGCTCCGGGCCGGCGTCTACCCAGAGGAGGTCACG GTGGACGCGCAGGGCAACGGGCCGTCTGAGAACTTTACCGACCCCCAGCTGGAGCGCCAGGTGGAGACCATCCGCAACCTGGTGGACTCCTACATGGGCATCATCCACAAGACAGTCAAGGACTTGATGCCGAAGGCCATCATGCACCTGATGATCAACAGC GTGAAAGAGTTCATTAGCTCGGAGCTGCTGGCCCAGCTCTACGCTCTGGGAGACTGTTCGGCGCTGATGGATGAGTCACCCGAGCAGCGGCAGCATCGTGAGCAAGTGCTCGGCAAGCACGCCGCCCTGCAGGCCGCGCTCGACATCATCGGTGTAATCTCCACCTCCGGCAACGCCCCCTCGGATGTCTCTCACTCCGGCATGCGGCAATTCAG CGCCACGCTCCCTAAAAAGTCGGCGACCTGCGACAAGTCTCGAACCCGCGGCCGCGCCCCGCCCGTGCCCGTCCACGCCAACCAGCGGCTCCCTGGCCCAGCTTGCGTGCCCAG GAGACCTGCTCCGGCAGCCCCAAACCCCAAATAG
- the dnm3a gene encoding dynamin 3a isoform X3: MISMINRLQDALGSAGLSYNLLLPQIAVVGGQSSGKSSVLENFVGRDFLPRGTGIVTRRPLVLQLHHSDTESKGVNRIFTHGGSTSSASHQIALCQLKCSTCSDVGTCSRLFGKQNNTLLFDNQQVWYLIKYGEFLHCRGKRLSDFDEICQEIEAETYRLTGTNKGISPVPISLRIFSPNVLNLTLVDLPGITKVPVGDQPPDIEYLVRDMIMQYICKENCLILAVTPANMDLANSDALKLAKDVDPQGQRTIGVITMLDLMDKGTDAREILENRLLPLRRGYIGLVNRSQKDIDGKKDIKTALQAEKKFFLSHPAYRHMCERMGTPYLQRSLNQQLTNHIRDSLPTLHNHLQYLLVSISKEVDTYKLYNPDDPICRTKTLIKLVQQLAGDFERLIEGSADEVNTANLSGGARINQIFHERFPYQLHKMKCDERKLRMEIAYAIRNIHGVRTGLFTPDMAFQAIVKKQISKLKNPCFGFVDMVCKELVSTIYECFSKLGSFPKLREETERLVTTEIREQESTCRDQISLLIDMQLAYINTKHEDFIGFAHAHPLCHRSDNKIVAGSGVQQGVAPPSSLIVIRKGWLTINNVSIIAKDYWFILTAESLSWFKDNEETEKRYMLPLDNLKVRDVERGFMSSKFTFALFNSESRNVYKDHKFLELVCNSQEELDIWKSSLLRAGVYPEEVTVDAQGNGPSENFTDPQLERQVETIRNLVDSYMGIIHKTVKDLMPKAIMHLMINSVKEFISSELLAQLYALGDCSALMDESPEQRQHREQVLGKHAALQAALDIIGVISTSGNAPSDVSHSGMRQFRRPAPAAPNPK, translated from the exons ATGATCTCGATGATCAATCGCCTCCAGGATGCCCTGGGCAGCGCGGGCCTGAGCTACAACCTCCTCCTGCCGCAGATCGCGGTGGTGGGCGGTCAGAGTTCTGGGAAGAGCTCCGTGCTGGAGAACTTTGTGGGCAG AGACTTCCTTCCCCGAGGTACTGGGATAGTCACTCGCAGACCTTTAGTCCTGCAGCTGCATCACTCCGACACCG AAAGTAAAGGCGTGAAtcgtattttcactcatggaggcagcacttcatcagcAAGCCACCAAATTGCACTTTGTCAACTCAAGTGCAGTACATGCAGCGACGTTGGTACATGCAGCAGACTCTTTGGCAAACAGAATAACACCCTCCTCTTTGACAACCAGCAAGTATGGTATCTCATAAAA TATGGGGAATTTTTGCACTGCAGGGGGAAGAGGTTATCCGACTTTGACGAGATCTGTCAAGAAATTGAGGCAGAAACCTACAGGCTCACTGGAACCAACAAAGGCATCTCTCCCGTTCCCATCAGCCTCCGCATTTTCTCTCCTAATG TGCTCAACCTGACCCTGGTGGACCTGCCCGGCATCACCAAGGTGCCCGTGGGCGACCAGCCGCCAGACATAGAGTACCTGGTGCGAGACATGATCATGCAGTACATCTGCAAGGAGAACTGCCTCATTCTGGCCGTGACGCCTGCCAACATGGACCTGGCCAACTCGGACGCACTCAAACTGGCCAAAGATGTCGACCCACAGG GCCAGCGCACAATAGGTGTGATCACAATGCTGGACCTGATGGATAAAGGAACAGATGCTCGGGAAATACTAGAGAATAGATTGCTTCCACTGAGAAGAG gTTATATCGGGCTAGTGAACCGCAGTCAAAAGGACATAGACGGAAAAAAGGATATTAAGACAGCCTTGCAAGCGGAAAAGAAGTTTTTCCTGTCTCACCCAGCTTACAGGCACATGTGCGAGCGAATGGGCACGCCGTACTTGCAGAGATCCCTCAACCAG caaTTGACGAACCACATCCGGGACAGTCTGCCTACGCTCCACAATCACCTGCAGTATCTGCTCGTGTCCATCAGTAAAGAAGTTGACACGTACAAACTATACAATCCTGATGACCCCATTTGCAGGACCAAGACCCTCATCAA GCTAGTTCAGCAACTGGCTGGCGACTTTGAGAGGCTGATCGAGGGCTCAGCAGACGAAGTAAACACAGCAAACCTTTCTGGCGGCGCAAGGATCAACCAGATCTTCCACGAGCGCTTTCCCTACCAACTGCACAAA ATGAAGTGTGACGAAAGGAAGCTGCGGATGGAGATCGCCTATGCCATCAGGAACATTCATGGTGTCAG AACGGGTTTGTTTACCCCAGACATGGCTTTTCAGGCCATTGTAAAGAAGCAGATCTCCAAACTTAAAAATCCATGTTTCGGATTTGTCGACATGGTCTGCAAAGAACTGGTCTCCACCATATACGAGTGCTTCAGTAAG CTCGGTTCTTTTCCTAAGCTACGGGAAGAAACTGAGAGACTTGTCACCACTGAAATCCGTGAACAAGAGAGCACATGCCGGGATCAG ATCTCTCTGCTCATCGACATGCAGCTCGCCTATATTAATACCAAACATGAAGACTTTATTGGCTTCGCTCA TGCTCACCCCCTGTGCCACCGCAGCGATAACAAGATCGTTGCCGGCAGTGGAGTGCAACAG GGTGTGGCCCCTCCCTCGAGTCTAATA GTCATACGTAAAGGATGGCTCACCATCAACAACGTCAGCATCATCGCCAAGGACTACTGGTTCATACTCACCGCCGAGAGCCTGTCCTGGTTCAAAGACAACGAG GAGACAGAGAAGAGGTACATGCTCCCTCTGGACAACCTCAAGGTCCGAGATGTAGAAAGGGGCTTCATGTCCAGCAAATTCACCTTCGCCCTCTTCAATTCTGAGTCaag GAACGTGTACAAGGACCATAAGTTTCTGGAGCTGGTCTGCAACTCTCAGGAGGAGCTGGACATCTGGAAGTCTTCTCTGCTCCGGGCCGGCGTCTACCCAGAGGAGGTCACG GTGGACGCGCAGGGCAACGGGCCGTCTGAGAACTTTACCGACCCCCAGCTGGAGCGCCAGGTGGAGACCATCCGCAACCTGGTGGACTCCTACATGGGCATCATCCACAAGACAGTCAAGGACTTGATGCCGAAGGCCATCATGCACCTGATGATCAACAGC GTGAAAGAGTTCATTAGCTCGGAGCTGCTGGCCCAGCTCTACGCTCTGGGAGACTGTTCGGCGCTGATGGATGAGTCACCCGAGCAGCGGCAGCATCGTGAGCAAGTGCTCGGCAAGCACGCCGCCCTGCAGGCCGCGCTCGACATCATCGGTGTAATCTCCACCTCCGGCAACGCCCCCTCGGATGTCTCTCACTCCGGCATGCGGCAATTCAG GAGACCTGCTCCGGCAGCCCCAAACCCCAAATAG
- the dnm3a gene encoding dynamin 3a isoform X2 yields the protein MISMINRLQDALGSAGLSYNLLLPQIAVVGGQSSGKSSVLENFVGRDFLPRGTGIVTRRPLVLQLHHSDTESKGVNRIFTHGGSTSSASHQIALCQLKCSTCSDVGTCSRLFGKQNNTLLFDNQQVWYLIKYGEFLHCRGKRLSDFDEICQEIEAETYRLTGTNKGISPVPISLRIFSPNVLNLTLVDLPGITKVPVGDQPPDIEYLVRDMIMQYICKENCLILAVTPANMDLANSDALKLAKDVDPQGQRTIGVITMLDLMDKGTDAREILENRLLPLRRGYIGLVNRSQKDIDGKKDIKTALQAEKKFFLSHPAYRHMCERMGTPYLQRSLNQQLTNHIRDSLPTLHNHLQYLLVSISKEVDTYKLYNPDDPICRTKTLIKLVQQLAGDFERLIEGSADEVNTANLSGGARINQIFHERFPYQLHKMKCDERKLRMEIAYAIRNIHGVRTGLFTPDMAFQAIVKKQISKLKNPCFGFVDMVCKELVSTIYECFSKLGSFPKLREETERLVTTEIREQESTCRDQISLLIDMQLAYINTKHEDFIGFAHAHPLCHRSDNKIVAGSGVQQVIRKGWLTINNVSIIAKDYWFILTAESLSWFKDNEETEKRYMLPLDNLKVRDVERGFMSSKFTFALFNSESRNVYKDHKFLELVCNSQEELDIWKSSLLRAGVYPEEVTVDAQGNGPSENFTDPQLERQVETIRNLVDSYMGIIHKTVKDLMPKAIMHLMINSVKEFISSELLAQLYALGDCSALMDESPEQRQHREQVLGKHAALQAALDIIGVISTSGNAPSDVSHSGMRQFSATLPKKSATCDKSRTRGRAPPVPVHANQRLPGPACVPRRPAPAAPNPK from the exons ATGATCTCGATGATCAATCGCCTCCAGGATGCCCTGGGCAGCGCGGGCCTGAGCTACAACCTCCTCCTGCCGCAGATCGCGGTGGTGGGCGGTCAGAGTTCTGGGAAGAGCTCCGTGCTGGAGAACTTTGTGGGCAG AGACTTCCTTCCCCGAGGTACTGGGATAGTCACTCGCAGACCTTTAGTCCTGCAGCTGCATCACTCCGACACCG AAAGTAAAGGCGTGAAtcgtattttcactcatggaggcagcacttcatcagcAAGCCACCAAATTGCACTTTGTCAACTCAAGTGCAGTACATGCAGCGACGTTGGTACATGCAGCAGACTCTTTGGCAAACAGAATAACACCCTCCTCTTTGACAACCAGCAAGTATGGTATCTCATAAAA TATGGGGAATTTTTGCACTGCAGGGGGAAGAGGTTATCCGACTTTGACGAGATCTGTCAAGAAATTGAGGCAGAAACCTACAGGCTCACTGGAACCAACAAAGGCATCTCTCCCGTTCCCATCAGCCTCCGCATTTTCTCTCCTAATG TGCTCAACCTGACCCTGGTGGACCTGCCCGGCATCACCAAGGTGCCCGTGGGCGACCAGCCGCCAGACATAGAGTACCTGGTGCGAGACATGATCATGCAGTACATCTGCAAGGAGAACTGCCTCATTCTGGCCGTGACGCCTGCCAACATGGACCTGGCCAACTCGGACGCACTCAAACTGGCCAAAGATGTCGACCCACAGG GCCAGCGCACAATAGGTGTGATCACAATGCTGGACCTGATGGATAAAGGAACAGATGCTCGGGAAATACTAGAGAATAGATTGCTTCCACTGAGAAGAG gTTATATCGGGCTAGTGAACCGCAGTCAAAAGGACATAGACGGAAAAAAGGATATTAAGACAGCCTTGCAAGCGGAAAAGAAGTTTTTCCTGTCTCACCCAGCTTACAGGCACATGTGCGAGCGAATGGGCACGCCGTACTTGCAGAGATCCCTCAACCAG caaTTGACGAACCACATCCGGGACAGTCTGCCTACGCTCCACAATCACCTGCAGTATCTGCTCGTGTCCATCAGTAAAGAAGTTGACACGTACAAACTATACAATCCTGATGACCCCATTTGCAGGACCAAGACCCTCATCAA GCTAGTTCAGCAACTGGCTGGCGACTTTGAGAGGCTGATCGAGGGCTCAGCAGACGAAGTAAACACAGCAAACCTTTCTGGCGGCGCAAGGATCAACCAGATCTTCCACGAGCGCTTTCCCTACCAACTGCACAAA ATGAAGTGTGACGAAAGGAAGCTGCGGATGGAGATCGCCTATGCCATCAGGAACATTCATGGTGTCAG AACGGGTTTGTTTACCCCAGACATGGCTTTTCAGGCCATTGTAAAGAAGCAGATCTCCAAACTTAAAAATCCATGTTTCGGATTTGTCGACATGGTCTGCAAAGAACTGGTCTCCACCATATACGAGTGCTTCAGTAAG CTCGGTTCTTTTCCTAAGCTACGGGAAGAAACTGAGAGACTTGTCACCACTGAAATCCGTGAACAAGAGAGCACATGCCGGGATCAG ATCTCTCTGCTCATCGACATGCAGCTCGCCTATATTAATACCAAACATGAAGACTTTATTGGCTTCGCTCA TGCTCACCCCCTGTGCCACCGCAGCGATAACAAGATCGTTGCCGGCAGTGGAGTGCAACAG GTCATACGTAAAGGATGGCTCACCATCAACAACGTCAGCATCATCGCCAAGGACTACTGGTTCATACTCACCGCCGAGAGCCTGTCCTGGTTCAAAGACAACGAG GAGACAGAGAAGAGGTACATGCTCCCTCTGGACAACCTCAAGGTCCGAGATGTAGAAAGGGGCTTCATGTCCAGCAAATTCACCTTCGCCCTCTTCAATTCTGAGTCaag GAACGTGTACAAGGACCATAAGTTTCTGGAGCTGGTCTGCAACTCTCAGGAGGAGCTGGACATCTGGAAGTCTTCTCTGCTCCGGGCCGGCGTCTACCCAGAGGAGGTCACG GTGGACGCGCAGGGCAACGGGCCGTCTGAGAACTTTACCGACCCCCAGCTGGAGCGCCAGGTGGAGACCATCCGCAACCTGGTGGACTCCTACATGGGCATCATCCACAAGACAGTCAAGGACTTGATGCCGAAGGCCATCATGCACCTGATGATCAACAGC GTGAAAGAGTTCATTAGCTCGGAGCTGCTGGCCCAGCTCTACGCTCTGGGAGACTGTTCGGCGCTGATGGATGAGTCACCCGAGCAGCGGCAGCATCGTGAGCAAGTGCTCGGCAAGCACGCCGCCCTGCAGGCCGCGCTCGACATCATCGGTGTAATCTCCACCTCCGGCAACGCCCCCTCGGATGTCTCTCACTCCGGCATGCGGCAATTCAG CGCCACGCTCCCTAAAAAGTCGGCGACCTGCGACAAGTCTCGAACCCGCGGCCGCGCCCCGCCCGTGCCCGTCCACGCCAACCAGCGGCTCCCTGGCCCAGCTTGCGTGCCCAG GAGACCTGCTCCGGCAGCCCCAAACCCCAAATAG